In the genome of Rhodamnia argentea isolate NSW1041297 chromosome 3, ASM2092103v1, whole genome shotgun sequence, one region contains:
- the LOC125314034 gene encoding uncharacterized mitochondrial protein AtMg00810-like, translating to MRFFTENLMRRFTCTFHQVLQMALLLESEIVRLKNALGKEFEIKDLGKLRYFLGIEVSRSSHGIFLCRRKYILDLLSRIGMLGCKSIDTPLDSNAKIWAKTGELVDRESYQRLVGKLIYLSHTRPDIAYTIGFVSQFMHDPYTTHMDVVTRILRYLKGTPGKGILFGNHGHLKAETFADADWAGDVDDS from the exons ATGCGTTTCTTCACGGAGAACTTGATGAGGAGATTTACATGCACATTCCACCAGGTTTTGCAGATGGCACTACTGTTGGAAAG TGAAATCGTTAGATTGAAGAACGCATTGGGAAAGGAATTTGAGATTAAAGATCTTGGAAAACTgcgatattttcttggaattgaagtATCTCGCTCCTCACATGGGATCTTCTTATGTCGGCGTAAGTACATACTTGATCTTCTATCTCGGATAGGAATGCTTGGATGTAAATCTATTGATACTCCACTTGACTCAAACGCGAAGATTTGGGCCAAGACAGGGGAGCTAGTAGATCGCGAAAGCTATCAAAGGCTTGTTGGAAAGCTCATCTATCTTTCTCATACTCGTCCCGATATTGCCTATACGATCGGTTTTgtaagtcaattcatgcatgatcCGTATACTACTCATATGGATGTTGTGACTCGAATTCTTCGTTACTTGAAAGGCACACCGGGTAAAGGTATATTGTTTGGGAACCATGGTCATTTGAAGGCTGAGACATTTGCTGATGCAGATTGGGCCGGTGATGTGGATGACAGTTGA
- the LOC115729807 gene encoding disease resistance protein L6-like, with product MFHLSFGHSFAELVALILLPGLAFYLLNKKKASARRNEEDAGTGAPGSMPTPTEANSDGSSPSPTATTSGGFSSSSTETQSGGCSSSPTEINNGASSSSPTETNNGASSSLTATTGNRYEVFLIFRGPDTRYGFTDHLYHGLLNAGIDTFRDDDELCQGQDIRPALVAAITDSKILIPIFSESYGTSDWCLDELVQMMERKNNNGQIVLPVFYKVKPYDVGHQIGRFGDAFLEREGRLLKRGFDPTILENRKKALLEVSTLSGHEADGYEANLVKSIVRNVLSELKRKFELDISKNLVGLDSHVNHVMERVSKSHATLFVGIHGMGGIGKTTLAKVIYNKLSNQFEHRSFLADIRESWKCNGVHYLQNQLIYDILKRENEVHSENEGTKFISSKFKGKKVLVLLDDVDDVVRVKCLAGKRDWFSSGSKIIITTGNEKILKEVGVDYAYKHEEMDNDQALILFSQHAFRRHPPPRKFKDLTHEAVSIIGGLPLSLEVLGSLLCGEELELWRGTIDKLKKVPPKKVREKLRISYDVLEDEQKQIFLDIACFFIGTDRRTASYMWDACRFFPEEGIEVLRFMSLIKIDDDHRLRMHDQARDLGREIVREENQWLENRSRLWDSEEIGKVLKQNKGTEKIQAIYLSKSSSEGSCKIAMGDFKDSVDELKWLQWENCPTNFEVDNFHATELVVLELPQSKINEAWEGWSSFKQIDSSIGGMKALLCLELRACESLTKLPAEIGELKALEQLLPNNTRVLSALPESILRVLRASHCENMEVKMPESIGSLENLEILDISCTGIKNLPNDIGRLRQLRVIKASYCKNLEGEMPESMCNLSSLQHLDFHGCKKLQRLPDLPSRLTYLGVTYQSRILPSLSHLARLKKLRLIHRQFLQCIPELPPTILKDSECSQQATGVEESELPQSPDTPFKLEDLAVTFCESIEILDVSQLIHLRALFVDRCWNLLEVRGLDRLKYLERPTIMLRNSRLDLPRFGGPKELDVRDCKNLVEIQGLDTLMFLEELSISECASIESLLLPKSGSLKKLEATLCMNLSKIHGLDGLDFLESFYLFECASLEELHLPKSGRLKALGVTGCEMLVQIQGLDRSEFLEWLGMFKCTSIEKLYLPKSDSLKKFYAKRCENLVEIHGLGRLEFLEKLNISRCASIDGLELPESDHLKILNAGYCKSLAEIHGLDRLEFLEKLNLTGCASIERLPILCCFDTLRWLSINGCDMLQDIQSLEGFPSCESLWIEDCRFLAELPNLSNFLNLQKLFLSNCHELREIPGLEKSISQECIAISGCSSIEILPDLSSCTRLMSPIVQDCQKLTELQGLEKLEQLVELDISGCKSLETIPKLSGTGLYQNCEKKPFDSDDPRVIQFGFSHVDSDDSDDSNY from the exons ATGTTTCATCTCAGTTTTGGGCATTCTTTCGCCGAGCTCGTGGCACTGATCCTACTCCCCGGGCTTGCTTTTTATcttctcaataagaagaaagcCAGTGCACGtagaaatgaagaagatgctggTACTGGCGCACCTGGTTCGATGCCTACGCCGACAGAAGCTAATTCTGATGGATCTAGTCCGTCTCCGACAGCAACGACTTCCGGTGGATTTAGTTCATCTTCTACAGAAACTCAATCCGGTGGATGTAGTTCGTCTCCGACAGAAATTAATAACGGCGCGTCTAGTTCATCTCCGACAGAAACTAACAACGGTGCATCTAGTTCGTTGACCGCAACTACTGGAAACCGCTATGAGGTGTTCTTAATCTTCAGAGGCCCAGATACTCGATACGGCTTCACCGATCACCTCTACCACGGGCTCCTCAACGCCGGAATTGACACTTTCAGAGATGATGATGAGCTCTGTCAAGGCCAGGACATCAGACCGGCGCTTGTGGCAGCCATCACGGATAGTAAGATCCTGATCCCCATTTTCTCCGAGAGTTATGGGACAAGTGATTGGTGCCTGGATGAACTGGTTCAGATGATGGAGCGCAAGAATAATAACGGGCAGATTGTGTTGCCTGTATTTTACAAAGTGAAACCATATGACGTGGGCCATCAAATCGGGAGGTTTGGAGACGCATTTCTTGAGCGTGAGGGGCGCTTGCTTAAGAGGGGTTTCGACCCAACGATTTTGGAGAATCGGAAGAAAGCACTCCTTGAAGTCAGCACCTTGAGTGGACACGAAGCTGATGG GTATGAGGCAAACTTGGTGAAATCGATTGTCCGAAATGTGTTGAGCGAACTGAAGAGAAAGTTTGAGTTGGATATTTCTAAGAATTTAGTCGGACTTGATAGTCATGTGAACCATGTTATGGAACGTGTGAGTAAATCCCATGCCACCCTATTTGTTGGCATCCatggaatgggaggcattggtaagactactcttgctaaagTCATCTACAACAAGctttccaatcaatttgagCACCGTAGCTTCCTTGCTGATATAAGGGAATCATGGAAGTGTAATGGCGTACATTACTTACAGAATCAATTAATCTATGATATATTGAAGCGCGAAAATGAAGTTCATAGTGAGAATGAAGGGACTAAGTTCATCTCCTCCAAGTTTAAAGGTAAAAAGGTCCTTGTTCTTCTCGATGATGTGGATGATGTTGTTCGGGTGAAGTGTTTGGCCGGTAAACGCGACTGGTTTTCTTCGGGAAGTAAGATCATTATTACTACCGGAAACGAGAAGATTCTTAAAGAAGTTGGTGTGGACTATGCCTATAAACATGAGGAAATGGATAACGACCAAGCTTTGATTCTTTTTAGCCAACATGCATTCCGAAGGCACCCTCCTCCAAGGAAATTTAAGGACCTCACTCATGAAGCTGTATCCATCATCGGAGGGCTTCCCTTATCTCTTGAGGTTTTAGGCTCATTATTGTGCGGAGAAGAGCTAGAACTCTGGAGAGGTACAATagacaagttaaaaaaagtgcCTCCTAAGAAAGTGCGAGAAAAGCTACGGATAAGTTATGATGTATTAGAAGATGaacaaaagcaaatatttttggatattgcttgttttttcattggcacTGACCGGAGAACCGCATCCTACATGTGGGATGCCTGTCGCTTTTTCCCCGAGGAGGGAATTGAAGTATTGAGGTTcatgtcattaataaaaattgacgATGATCATAGGCTTCGAATGCATGACCAAGCGAGAGATCTTGGTAGGGAAATAGTTCGCGAAGAAAACCAGTGGCTTGAGAATCGTAGCAGGTTATGGGACTCTGAGGAAATCGGGAAAGTGCTAAAGCAAAATAAG GGAACGGAAAAGATTCAAGCCATTTATCTGAGCAAAAGCAGCTCAGAAGGCTCCTGCAAAATAGCTAT GGGAGATTTTAAGGACTCGGTTGACGAGTTAAAATGGCTTCAATGGGAAAACTGTCCCACGAATTTTGAAGTGGACAATTTTCACGCAACAGAATTAGTTGTACTGGAATTGCCACAGAGCAAGATAAATGAAGCATGGGAAGGATGGAGTTCTTTCAAG CAAATCGACTCTTCAATTGGAGGCATGAAGGCCCTCCTTTGCTTGGAGTTGCGCGCTTGTGAGAGCCTCACGAAGCTTCCAGCAGAAATAGGTGAATTAAAGGCGCTGGAGCAACTCCTCCCGAATAATACTCGTGTCCTTTCCGCATTACCAGAAAGCATA CTTCGAGTGTTACGTGCTTCACATTGCGAAAATATGGAAGTCAAAATGCCAGAAAGCATAgggtctttggagaatctagaaattctagatatttcttGCACCGGTATAAAAAATTTACCCAATGATATTGGGAGGCTGAGACAGCTCCGAGTTATAAAAGCTTCTTATTGCAAAAATCTAGAAGGGGAAATGCCAGAAAGCATGTGCAATCTTTCATCCCTACAACACCTTGATTTTCATGGCTGCAAGAAGCTCCAAAGGCTGCCGGACCTTCCTTCCAGGTTAACATATTTGGGCGTCACCTATCAAAGTCGCATATTGCCTTCACTCTCCCACCTAGCCCGTCTCAAGAAGCTAAGACTCATCCACCGTCAATTTCTCCAGTGCATCCCGGAGCTTCCACCAACAATACTAAAGGATTCAGAATGCTCTCAACAAGCGACGGGTGTTGAAGAATCAGAATTACCACAATCCCCGGACACTCCCTTCAAGTTGGAAGACTTGGCGGTCACTTTTTGTGAATCTATTGAAATATTGGACGTTTCGCAGTTAATCCATCTAAGGGCATTATTTGTCGATCGTTGCTGGAATTTACTTGAAGTTCGAGGTCTTGATagattgaaatatttggaaCGCCCGACTATCATGTTACGCAATTCACGGCTGGACCTTCCACGGTTCGGAGGTCCGAAGGAATTGGATGTTCGTGATTGCAAAAATttagtcgaaattcaaggtctcgatACGTTGATGTTCTTGGAAGAGCTGAGCATCTCCgagtgcgcttcaattgaaagtctgcttcttccaaaatccgggagtTTGAAGAAATTGGAGGCTACATTGTGCATGAACTTATCCAAAATTCATGGCCTTGATGGGTTGGACTTCTTGGAAAGTTTCTATCTCTTTGAGTGCGCTTCACTTGAGGAGTTACACCTTCCAAAATCTGGTCGCTTGAAAGCATTAGGTGTTACTGGTTGCGAAATGTTAGTTCAAATTCAAGGTCTCGATAGGTCGGAGTTCTTGGAATGGCTGGGTATGTTCAagtgcacttcaattgaaaagcTATACCTTCCAAAATCCGATAGTCTGAAGAAATTTTATGCTAAACGTTGCGAAAACTTGGTCGAAATTCATGGCCTTGGTAGGCTGGAGTTCTTGGAAAAGTTGAATATCAGTAGGTGCGCTTCAATTGACGGGCTAGAACTTCCAGAATCCGATCATCTGAAGATATTAAATGCTGGATATTGCAAAAGCTTAGCCGAAATTCATGGCCTTGATAGGCTGGAGTTCTTAGAAAAGTTGAATCTCACTgggtgcgcttcaattgaaaggttacCAATTTTATGTTGCTTTGACACCTTGAGATGGTTGAGTATCAATGGCTGTGACATGCTTCAGGATATTCAGAGCCTAGAGGGATTCCCATCCTGCGAAAGTCTATGGATTGAAGATTGCCGGTTCTTAGCAGAATTaccaaacttgtcaaattttcttaatttacaaaaattgttcCTGTCCAACTGTCATGAACTTCGGGAGATCCCGGggcttgaaaagtcaatatCTCAAGAATGTATTGCTATCTCGGGATGTTCCTCGATCGAGATCTTACCGGATTTGTCGTCATGTACCCGCTTGATGAGTCCGATTGTGCAAGATTGCCAAAAATTGACTGAGCTTCAAGGGCTCGAGAAATTGGAGCAACTAGTGGAATTGGACATTTCTGGATGCAAGTCACTCGAAACAATTCCAAAATTATCTGGAACGGGACTTTATCAGAATTGCGAGAAAAAGCCATTTGACTCAGATGATCCTAGAGTGAtacaatttggattttcacatGTTGACTCAGATGACTCGGATGACTCAAATTACTAG